Proteins from one Hoplias malabaricus isolate fHopMal1 chromosome 2, fHopMal1.hap1, whole genome shotgun sequence genomic window:
- the sh2d3a gene encoding breast cancer anti-estrogen resistance protein 3 homolog, whose translation MDSLKKELEEELKLNTEDIRSHAWYHGQLQREGAEELLQRDGDFLVRDSLSCSGDYVLSCRWKEQPMHFKIIRIVLRPKQGYSRERFQFENDQFDNIPALVRFHVGGRRPISQASGAIIFHPITRSLPLRVISERQAAKSRVEKNKRRSFSSTHMETLQVSNNLLRSGSQPANLETVGRPSLQSAQSDSNLRPAVLPSCASQDSGPAPMSQMYRTGSDPLISPGSAPSPRPSGGSALRGSDGQLHPRAPPKPLRVSMLFPTTPRIEVDPASFYDELVPQIPVSMLPKGHTARLRAEEKWSSRARITETSFSFLESQRDEERGRTQDRTWYKREQPMLEEGSGGTDGDRDWTFERPQTETMSCFRLDAFRSLLLPDNNRPLEQSVLHALKELFTRTDATATALHLLSVDCQVARVTGVTTEQKRIMGVDSGLELITLPHGSQLRKDLLERHHLIVLGIAVDVLGCTGSVNQRASVLHKVILLAQALRDTAHDLYAFSAIMKALELPQVVRLEMTWRVLRRNHTESAVMFEKNLKPFMKSLNEGDDSMMSGPIALPHIVPVLKLMEGEDVVENSESGCQILYNILQSSRKTAINADQCQQHAHTLLSVGWEPIPELLEAFRTEFALRLFWGQSGAEAPKKERYEKFEKILTVLSNKLEPNQTSEL comes from the exons ATGGATTCCCTGAagaaggagctggaggaggagctTAAACTCAACACTGAAGATATCAGGAGTCACGCCTGGTACCATGGCCAGCttcagagagag ggtgctGAGGAGCTGTTACAGAGAGATGGTGATTTTCTGGTCAGAGACTCTTTATCCTGCAGTGGGGATTATGTTCTCAGCTGCAGGTGGAAGGAGCAGCCCATGCATTTCAAAATCATCCGCATCGTCCTGAGGCCAAAACAG GGATACTCACGGGAGCGGTTCCAGTTTGAGAACGATCAGTTTGATAACATTCCTGCTTTGGTGCGGTTCCATGTTGGTGGGCGTCGCCCGATATCGCAGGCGTCCGGAGCCATAATCTTTCATCCAATCACACGCTCCCTTCCTCTACGAGTCATCAGTGAGCGCCAGGCGGCAAAGTCCAGGGTGGAGAAAAACAAGAGGCGGAGCTTTAGCTCCACCCACATGGAAACGCTGCAGGTCAGCAACAACCTGCTGAG gagtggtAGTCAACCTGCTAATCTGGAGACAGTGGGGAGACCTTCTCTGCAATCAGCTCAGTCCGACAGTAACCTACGCccag CTGTCCTTCCGAGCTGTGCGTCTCAAGACTCTGGCCCCGCCCCCATGTCCCAGATGTACCGGACAGGCAGTGACCCATTAATCAGCCCTGGCTCCGCCCCGTCTCCTCGTCCCTCTGGAGGCTCCGCCCTCCGAGGCTCTGATGGACAGCTGCACCCCCGAGCCCCTCCCAAACCCCTTAGAGTGTCCATGCTGTTCCCCACCACCCCGAGGATAGAGGTGGACCCCGCCTCCTTCTACGACGAGCTCGTCCCCCAG ATCCCGGTGTCCATGCTGCCGAAGGGACACACAGCACGACTGCGGGCCGAGGAGAAGTGGAGCAGCCGAGCTCGAATCACAGAGACCAGCTTCAGCTTCCTGGAATCTCAGAGAGATGAGGAGAGGGGGAGGACGCAGGACAGGACATG GTATAAGCGAGAGCAGCCTATGCTGGAGGAAGGGAGCGGAGGGACGGATGGAGACAGGGACTGGACCTTCGAGCGTCCACAGACGGAGACGATGTCCTGCTTTCGTTTGGATGCCTTCAGGTCGCTGCTTCTACCCGACAACAACCGTCCGCTGGAGCAGAGCGTCCTGCACGCCCTCAAAGAGCTGTTCACCCGCACCGACGCCACGGCAACCGCTCTGCACCTGCTCAGTGTGGACTGCCAG gtggcTCGTGTAACAGGTGTGACGACAGAGCAGAAAAGGATTATGGGAGTGGATTCTGGACTGGAGCTCATCACACTGCCTCATGGGAGTCAGCTCAGAAAAGACCTgctggagag gcATCACCTGATTGTGTTGGGGATAGCTGTGGATGTTCTGGGATGTACAGGGTCTGTTAATCAGAGAGCCTCTGTCCTCCATAAAGTCATCCTACTGGCCCAGGCCCTGAGGGACACAGCCCATGACCTCTATGCCTTCTCTGCCATCATGAAGGCCCTGGAGCTGCCCCAG gtGGTGAGGTTGGAGATGACGTGGCGAGTGTTAAGGAGGAACCACACAGAGAGCGCCGTGATGTTCGAGAAGAACCTGAAACCCTTCATGAAGTCTCTGAATGAAGGGgatg actCTATGATGTCTGGACCCATAGCTCTCCCCCACATTGTCCCGGTGTTGAAGCTGATGGAGGGAGAGGACGTGGTGGAGAACTCAGAGAGCGGTTGCCAGATACTGTACAACATCCTGCAGTCATCACGCAAAACAGCCATAAATGCTGACCAATGTCagcaacatgcacacacactgctctcag TTGGGTGGGAGCCCATCCCGGAGCTGCTGGAGGCCTTCAGGACAGAATTTGCCCTGCGCTTGTTTTGGGGTCAGTCTGGAGCAGAGGCACCAAAAAAGGAGCGATATGAAAAATTTGAGAAGATCCTCACCGTCCTGTCGAATAAACTGGAGCCCAATCAGACGTCCGAACTCTGA